Part of the Halomarina litorea genome is shown below.
CAGCATGAGAGACACCCAAACCCGAGAAGCCGTACGGCTGTTGAACGAGCTCCGGCGCGACCAGCGTCGCTCGGAGAACCAAGACGACCCTCAGTCGTCCGTCGAGGACGTCCGCAGCGCCGGGACCGATCAGGAGGGGGCGAGCGACAGCGTAACCGTGACGAGCGCGGCGTCGGCCGCCGCGACGTGGGACGGTGACGACTGGTCCTTCTCGTCGTGGGGGGCCGGATTGTGACCGTCTTCGCACAGGTCGGCGTTGAGTGCAACGTCGCCGTCGCGAGCTACGACGTCGGCCTCGCGAGTGCAGTCATCGACGCCTGGGACGACCTGCCCGACCGGGCCCGGATAGCAGCCCTTCGGCGCGTCCCGCCCGAGCAGTTCTCGCTCGCGCGGAACACGACCTGCGTCGAGCTGCACGAGTGGGCCGTCGACGGGCTTTGCGGGAAGGATACGCCGGCGCTCTCGGAGATGGCGGTCGGAACGAACGGAACGACGCCCGCCGAGACCGACCGAAGCCTCGGAAACGAGGTCGCCCGGATTCCGCTCTCGTCGATCGAGGGCAACGGCGACGAAGTGCTCACTGCCGCGTATCTGGACGAAGGGGAAGCGAACGGGAACACACTACAGGAGATCGGACTCTACGCCGACGACCGCTTCCTGAATCACGCGAGTATCTCGCCGGTCGACAAAGACGCCTCGACGACCGTGACGATCGAGGTCAGCATCTCGTTCACAGCACTCTGATATGACGGATCTCGTCAATCCATCCCCCAACCGAGCGGTCAGTGCACAGATCACGGCGGCGACGATCGAACGGGCAGCCCACGCCCCCGGCGGCGGGTGGGTCGTCCCCGCCTCCGATTCGGTCATCGAGGCGACGCCGCTCAACGCCTTCGCGCCGGAGCAGTCGTCGGCCGACCTCGACGTTCAGATCGACACCGGTGAGGCGATCGTCGGTGGTGTCTACCTCGGGCGGGACGTCACGTCAACCGTGACGCTGGCCGCGTCGACGACCGACCAGACCGTCTACGTCGGTGGTGACCTCTCCGCACCTGATACAGTCATCGTCGGCCTCGCGTCGGACTTCGCGAGCGGCGACCCGCGGATACCCGTCGCCACGTACGAGACGGACGCGTCTTCAGTGACAGCGTTCACCGACAAACGCGTGCTCGGGCGGCAAGTTGACGTACAGAACCAGCGCTACGAAGGGGCGAATCCGACCGCCGTCGCGAAGGCGACGTCGACGAGTCAGGTGGCGGGGCGCTCGGCGACCCTGCTGGTCCGGGACGCCCGGACGGCACCCATCCCGGTCGGTCGGCTGCAGGACGGCGATAGATCTCGTACCCTCGAGTACGTGCCTTCGGGACTGACGCTGAAGGTAATCGGCATCACGCTCCTCGACGAGAGCGGGCAGGCACCGGCGGGCCTGACGGCGACAGTCTCGGACGGCTCGGGAACAGAGCAGTTCTCGACAAACAACCGGCGGACCGTCGGGACGCTCGACACGCCACTCGTCACGCTCGTCGGCGAGCAGGCCCCCGTGACGTTCGCCGTCGAGAACGCGACCGGCGACATCGTCCGCGCGGGCGGAACGTTCGCCTACATCATCGAGTGACATGGGGGACTTCGACTTCTCCATCGTCGGGGGGACGGACGCCTTCGCGGTCCAGAACGGTGCGTTCACCGGGCTGATCGTCCTCGAGGAGTTCAACGACCCCATCGGTGGTGTCGAGAACTACGACGGGTCCCAAGGCCCCTGGCGTGGGTCGGCTTCGGTCATCGGGACGACCAGCGACTCATTTTCCGGCCCGTCGGCAGCCTATCGCGAGAACTACGACAACCGCTCTCGGAAGTGGTCGTACCCGGGCGATGGCCTCGATGCCTACCCGACGCTCGGGAGCGCGACGAGTGAGGGGTCGACTATCTCGATGGCGGTCCGTCCTCGGGACAACTACGTCCGGCTCTCGTTTTGCCACGCCCCAGGGCACGAAACCGACGGCTACGGCTGCTACTGGGTTACGTTCGACATCGACACCTACTACGACGACCTCCTGGTCCAGCGCGCTGACGAGGCGGGAGTGACTAAGACGATCGGCTCGACAGAGGTGTCGATTGCTGACGGCGACTGGTTCATCGTCGCCGTGACGATCGACGAAAACGGCGTCGGCGGGCACGTCGTGCGACTCTACCGTGTCGACATGAGTGGCGGTGCGGGCAACGGCGTCCGCGCCGATCTCGTCGACACGCTCGAAGTGAACGACACAACCCACCGAGGGCGTGGCATCGGCTTCGTCCACTTCGGAACCGGGTCGTGGGACGCGCTCACCCTCGGACTGCTCTGATCGGCTACTGACCAGCCCCTTACCCCCTTAGACATGACAACGTGGATAGAGACCTCACGACTCAAGCAGGACGGCACGCCGGTCACCCGGCGAATCAAAATCTCGAACATGGATAGCGACATCTGGTTCACGACCAACGGCTACGCCGAGGTCGGCGACGACGTCGCTGACCTGCTCGCGAACAACGTCAACTCCATCTCGAAGCTCGGATCGGCGCCCTCCACTCCAGGCAGTTACTACGGCGACATGACCGACTCGGAGACGATCAAGGTGGTCGTCCCGGACGGTGCGTTCGACGACGTCACGGTCCAGACGCTGGATGTCGATACGGCGACGGCCGATTCGTTAGACACAGCGCGTGGGTCTACCGAAATTCCGTTTGAAATCAGGAGTAACCGAACGGGGCTGGTGAACGCAGGCGTAGCTCAGGAGCGAGACATATCCCAATCGTTCGGGATGCGGTCCAGCCAAACCGTCGTCTCATGGATATGGGACGATGCACGCCGCTCTCAGTACCAGTTTCGGGACGTGTTCGAGAACTACGACGTTCCTGCGGCCATCGCCGTCCCAACGAGCAAGGTCGGCACCTCGGGGTTCATGACGTGGGACGAATTGGACGAAATATCGTCAGACCCCTATAATTGGGAAATCCTGTCGCACGGCTACACTAACACGGGATTCAACGGGAAGACAAATGAGCAGATAGAGACGGACGTGTATGATTCGATGGCCGATTTCGTCGCAAAGGCCAAGGAATACGGCAACCCGAACCTGCTCCCCAAAGGGTACGTCTACGTCGGTGGGCAGCGTGGTGATGACCCCGCAGACGGCCAGGGTATTGTCTCCGAGGTGTACCAGTATGCGTTTGGCACCGTTGGCGGAGCGATGGATGGGAAATACGGGCCGTTTGAAACGTCACGGCAGCGTGCCGAAAACACCGACTTGTCCACTCTCACGGGGGAGGTAGACACCGCCATATCGAACAATAGCGGCCTGGTTTTCTACGGTCATGAGATAATCGACGGGACACGGGCGGATGAGGGGAACCTGGACACCGCTGACTCGAAGATTATCGACGTTATCGAGCACGTCAACAACCAGAGCGGGGCGGAGTGGGGGCGACCGTTCGATACCCTCCGACACGCAAAAGGTGGGTGGCAAGTCGGGTCGTTCGACCACGGACGCCTATACGGGCAGGAGACGGGTCGCATGGCGATGGAACTCCCCGAGCAGGACGTGTATCGGATTCACGGGAGTAACCCAGACGACGTGTTCACGTCGTGGTTCGACACGGGCAATATCTATTTCGAGAATCCCGGCACGCTAAACCTGCTCCCTGGCGCAGACATCCGACTTCAGCCAACCAGCACCGTCGAAC
Proteins encoded:
- a CDS encoding polysaccharide deacetylase family protein, whose amino-acid sequence is MTTWIETSRLKQDGTPVTRRIKISNMDSDIWFTTNGYAEVGDDVADLLANNVNSISKLGSAPSTPGSYYGDMTDSETIKVVVPDGAFDDVTVQTLDVDTATADSLDTARGSTEIPFEIRSNRTGLVNAGVAQERDISQSFGMRSSQTVVSWIWDDARRSQYQFRDVFENYDVPAAIAVPTSKVGTSGFMTWDELDEISSDPYNWEILSHGYTNTGFNGKTNEQIETDVYDSMADFVAKAKEYGNPNLLPKGYVYVGGQRGDDPADGQGIVSEVYQYAFGTVGGAMDGKYGPFETSRQRAENTDLSTLTGEVDTAISNNSGLVFYGHEIIDGTRADEGNLDTADSKIIDVIEHVNNQSGAEWGRPFDTLRHAKGGWQVGSFDHGRLYGQETGRMAMELPEQDVYRIHGSNPDDVFTSWFDTGNIYFENPGTLNLLPGADIRLQPTSTVELQQGDFRVTSSRGFGKTSKEDLSATPGNFDGELKRHNGNDTNPSGYAEWDTSLASGAGNWRSLIDGTVFGPN